One Scomber japonicus isolate fScoJap1 chromosome 1, fScoJap1.pri, whole genome shotgun sequence DNA window includes the following coding sequences:
- the LOC128361655 gene encoding testis-specific serine/threonine-protein kinase 1-like, which yields MIDKLFLERNGYTYRNVLGEGMYGKVVCAYSTHQKQRVAIKIVDTKKLHSDSWEIFLSREMEIVKSLNHPNIVKTYRILDMKKSRTVYMVMELCVKGNLSTYVTSEGSLSEHSSCRLFTQLCEAIQYLHNRDLVHRDLKCDNLLLDMYLNLKVGDFGFSKRLIYMDSHMKLSETYCGSLSYTAPEVLIHSPYNPKVSDVWSMGVVLYRMLYGSMPFNSTNLLKMVEAQKQHRITFPNSPTVSSEAQQLIQSILHPTVEWRITIGNILQSSWMLKRGRMEDSHEASTSSTGSRQEEPQNKNTREDMEVQNDNSDPEEGPSTAAERR from the exons ATGATTGACAAGTTATTCTTGGAGAGGAATGGGTACACGTATAGGAACGTTCTAGGGGAAGGCATGTATGGTAAAGTTGTGTGTGCATACTCAACCCACCAGAAGCAGAGAGTTGCCATCAAGATTGTAGACACGAAAAAGTTGCATTCTGATAGCTGGGAAATCTTCCTGTCTCGAGAAATGGAGATTGTCAAGTCATTGAACCATCCCAACATTGTCAAGACTTACCGGATTTTAGATATGAAAAAGAGCAGGACA GTCTATATGGTGATGGAGCTCTGTGTGAAAGGTAATCTTTCTACGTATGTCACAAGTGAAGGGTCTTTATCTGAACACTCAAGCTGCAGGCTTTTCACACAGCTGTGTGAGGCCATCCAGTATCTTCACAACAGGGACCTGGTGCACAGAGACCTGAAATGTGATAACCTACTTTTGGACATGTATCTCAACCTCAAAGTGGGTGACTTCGGGTTCAGCAAGAGGCTCATTTACATGGACAGCCACATGAAGCTGAGTGAAACCTATTGTGGGAGTCTGTCCTATACAGCACCTGAAGTTTTAATTCATTCTCCATACAACCCCAAAGTGTCTGACGTTTGGAGTATGGGTGTTGTGCTGTACAGGATGCTCTATGGATCAATGCCCTTTAATAGCACCAACCTTTTGAAGATGGTGGAGGCTCAAAAGCAGCATAGAATCACATTCCCAAATAGTCCGACTGTTTCATCTGAGGCACAGCAACTCATCCAAAGCATTCTGCACCCTACTGTTGAGTGGCGGATTACAATTGGCAACATATTGCAAAGCTCCTGGATGTTGAAGAGGGGGAGGATGGAAGACAGTCATGAGGCCTCCACATCGAGCACTGGCTCTAGACAGGAAGaacctcaaaataaaaataccagAGAGGACATGGAAGTCCAAAATGATAATTCAGACCCAGAAGAAGGACCATCAACTGCTGCAGAAAGACGGTGa